The following proteins are encoded in a genomic region of Rickettsiales bacterium:
- a CDS encoding ATP-binding protein produces MSEHSMLSLADFVTASPLATAILNADGTVAHSNSLLHGLARIQPIAPGWPFANVFHDTCRTDAMQRIAAAASGAAPDQHPMEVTLNTDELITASLYIRSLGEGRSEILVHLIDTTEQKNLEQRFTHSQKMQAVGQLAGGIAHDFNNLLTAMIGFCDLLLMRHPAGDQSFADIMQIKQNANRAANLVRQLLAFSRRQTLQPKMLDITDVLAELSNLVRRLIGENIELKMTHGRDLGMVKADQGQLEQVFINLAVNARDAMHKGGRLTIQTSHVTVDSRHRISRDLISPTEDEAIADGEYVLVEVIDTGTGIPRQLLQKIFEPFFSTKEVGSGTGLGLATVYGIIKQTGGYIYVKSQEGEGTTFSIFFKRYQAEEVRPAVEHAERAATDDLTGRGTLLLVEDETPVRAFAARALRNKGYTVLEADCGEMAIEVMEEQGNDVDVIITDVIMPGINGPTMIETVAPKFPRVKVIFISGYAEDVFVKNYGSERQFNFLPKPFTLKQLASKVKEVIGG; encoded by the coding sequence ATGTCAGAGCATTCCATGCTGAGCCTCGCCGATTTCGTAACCGCCTCCCCGCTTGCCACTGCCATACTGAATGCGGATGGCACTGTAGCTCACAGCAACAGCCTGCTGCATGGGCTTGCACGTATTCAGCCAATTGCACCGGGCTGGCCGTTCGCCAATGTATTCCATGACACCTGCCGGACCGATGCCATGCAGCGCATCGCCGCGGCGGCGTCCGGTGCGGCTCCCGATCAGCATCCGATGGAGGTGACGCTCAATACCGACGAGCTCATCACGGCCTCGCTCTATATTCGCAGCCTCGGCGAAGGACGCAGCGAGATTCTGGTTCATCTTATCGACACCACGGAACAGAAGAATCTGGAGCAGCGATTCACCCACTCCCAGAAAATGCAGGCAGTCGGCCAGCTCGCGGGCGGTATCGCGCATGACTTCAATAACCTGCTGACCGCCATGATCGGCTTCTGCGATCTGCTGCTGATGCGCCACCCTGCGGGCGACCAGTCATTCGCCGATATCATGCAGATCAAGCAGAATGCCAACCGCGCTGCCAACCTTGTGCGCCAGCTGCTCGCATTTTCGCGCCGCCAGACGCTTCAGCCCAAGATGCTCGACATTACCGACGTGCTGGCCGAGCTTTCCAACCTGGTGCGCCGCCTGATCGGTGAGAATATCGAGCTCAAGATGACGCATGGCCGCGATCTGGGCATGGTCAAGGCCGATCAGGGCCAGTTGGAACAGGTGTTTATCAACCTCGCCGTCAATGCACGCGACGCCATGCATAAGGGCGGAAGGCTCACGATCCAGACCAGCCATGTGACGGTGGACAGCCGACACCGCATCAGCCGCGACCTGATTTCCCCTACGGAGGATGAGGCCATTGCCGATGGTGAGTATGTGCTGGTCGAGGTGATCGACACCGGGACCGGCATTCCCCGCCAGCTCCTGCAGAAGATTTTCGAGCCGTTCTTTTCCACGAAGGAAGTGGGCTCCGGCACAGGGCTTGGCCTTGCGACCGTTTACGGCATCATCAAGCAGACCGGCGGCTATATCTATGTCAAAAGCCAGGAAGGCGAAGGCACGACCTTCAGCATCTTCTTCAAGCGCTATCAGGCGGAAGAAGTGCGTCCTGCCGTCGAGCATGCCGAACGCGCTGCGACCGACGATCTGACGGGACGCGGCACATTGCTGCTGGTGGAAGATGAAACGCCGGTGCGTGCATTCGCAGCGCGTGCCTTACGCAATAAAGGCTATACAGTTCTGGAAGCCGATTGCGGGGAAATGGCGATCGAGGTTATGGAAGAACAGGGCAACGATGTGGACGTCATCATTACCGACGTCATCATGCCCGGCATTAACGGGCCGACGATGATTGAAACCGTCGCGCCGAAATTCCCGCGCGTGAAGGTGATTTTCATCTCCGGCTATGCTGAAGACGTGTTTGTCAAAAATTACGGCAGCGAACGGCAGTTCAATTTCCTCCCCAAACCCTTCACGCTGAAGCAGCTAGCCAGCAAGGTGAAGGAAGTGATCGGAGGATAG
- a CDS encoding methyl-accepting chemotaxis protein, which translates to MVKLAHFKILTKILALLGLMALVALGATFFATTKMRYIDDTYGNLLDGPSWASISIARANRDLVYVDRSIYRLITETTPDEDQKASKEISDSQQFFKKKFKDAVKGMPAQKETFAAIEAKFDAAMTGPCSEVIRLAASPNPDDTKKAMTQMHEQCDPALHDVMVDISALNNKLLKISDKASNDAMEVTNSTIRNTYIFVLGGLLGVALLAILLTRIGITKPINNMVEVLDELANANFDVEIEGITRKDEVGDIAKAALVFRDQGKETRRMRAEQERAKTQTEQDRKTMMRKLAEDFESGVQSIITTTASAATELYQTAENMQMIVATVTEQSETASNASQQTSGNVQNVSAAVEQMSSSIKEIASQVSKSGSLVNETVARASQADKTTQVLANAVAQISGILELIQNIAGQINLLALNATIESARAGDAGKGFAVVASEVKNLAGQTTKATEEIARQIANVQQASQEVVQVLRSIREDISNVNQYSSGIASAVEQQSAATGNISLNMQQASQGVRNITGNITNINVGASEAGHVAKEVLNAAQELSKQSEMLQQKVGLFLENIKN; encoded by the coding sequence ATGGTTAAGCTGGCACATTTTAAGATATTGACGAAGATTCTGGCACTTTTGGGGCTTATGGCCCTCGTTGCGCTTGGCGCCACATTCTTTGCCACGACGAAGATGCGCTATATTGACGATACTTACGGCAATCTTCTGGATGGACCATCCTGGGCAAGCATCTCCATTGCCCGTGCCAACCGCGATCTGGTGTATGTGGACCGTTCGATCTACCGGCTGATCACGGAAACGACCCCGGACGAAGACCAGAAGGCTTCCAAGGAAATCAGCGATTCTCAACAGTTTTTCAAAAAGAAGTTCAAGGATGCCGTGAAGGGCATGCCTGCGCAGAAGGAGACGTTTGCGGCTATTGAAGCTAAGTTTGATGCTGCAATGACCGGCCCATGCAGCGAAGTGATACGGTTAGCCGCCTCCCCTAATCCGGACGACACTAAAAAAGCGATGACGCAGATGCACGAGCAATGCGATCCCGCGCTTCACGATGTGATGGTGGATATCTCGGCGCTGAATAATAAGCTCCTCAAAATCAGTGACAAAGCGTCCAATGACGCCATGGAAGTGACGAACAGCACGATTCGCAATACTTATATTTTTGTTCTGGGCGGACTGCTGGGCGTTGCTCTGCTGGCAATTCTGCTTACCCGTATCGGAATCACCAAGCCCATCAACAATATGGTTGAGGTGTTGGACGAACTTGCAAATGCCAATTTCGACGTGGAAATAGAAGGTATTACACGCAAAGACGAAGTAGGCGATATTGCCAAAGCCGCTCTGGTTTTCCGCGATCAGGGAAAAGAAACCAGGCGTATGCGTGCCGAGCAGGAACGTGCGAAAACCCAAACCGAGCAGGATCGCAAAACCATGATGCGCAAGCTGGCCGAAGATTTCGAATCCGGCGTGCAAAGCATCATCACCACGACTGCCAGCGCTGCCACAGAGCTTTATCAAACTGCCGAGAACATGCAGATGATCGTCGCCACCGTTACAGAACAATCCGAGACCGCAAGCAATGCATCGCAGCAGACTTCCGGCAACGTACAAAACGTGTCGGCTGCGGTGGAACAGATGTCTTCCTCTATCAAGGAAATTGCCTCTCAGGTCAGCAAATCCGGTTCCCTGGTCAATGAGACCGTTGCTCGCGCAAGCCAGGCCGATAAAACCACCCAGGTGCTCGCCAATGCCGTCGCTCAGATCAGCGGCATATTGGAACTGATTCAGAATATTGCCGGACAGATCAACCTGCTGGCGCTCAATGCCACTATTGAGTCGGCCCGCGCCGGGGATGCAGGTAAGGGTTTTGCCGTTGTTGCATCGGAAGTTAAAAATCTTGCCGGTCAAACCACTAAGGCCACCGAAGAAATTGCCAGGCAAATTGCCAACGTTCAGCAGGCTTCGCAGGAAGTGGTGCAGGTGCTTCGCTCCATCCGTGAGGATATCAGCAACGTGAATCAATATTCTTCCGGCATTGCATCCGCAGTAGAGCAGCAGTCGGCCGCCACGGGCAATATCTCGCTCAATATGCAGCAGGCCTCGCAGGGTGTCAGGAATATTACCGGGAACATCACGAATATTAACGTCGGCGCATCCGAAGCCGGGCATGTGGCCAAGGAAGTGCTTAATGCCGCCCAGGAACTTTCGAAGCAATCCGAAATGCTCCAGCAGAAAGTTGGTTTATTTCTGGAAAATATTAAAAATTAA
- the dnaN gene encoding DNA polymerase III subunit beta, which translates to MKIVIERANLLKALGHVQSVVERRGTIPILSNVKIEAAGDTLHLTATDMDIAVVEKVAATVAEPGHTTVPAQTFYDIVRKLPDGAQVEITRADDASKLIIRANSSRFSLATLPVEDFPVMTEGDMPHSFRITAAECTALIDKTRFAVSTEETRYYLNGIYLHAAETQGIGVLRSVATDGHRLARIEIALPAGASGMPGVIIPRKAIGEIKKLLEDGVPHVDIALSESKIRFTCGNAVLVSKLIDGTFPDYERVIPTGNDKIMEVEGRAFTKAVDRVSTIASEKTRGIRLAINQGKLTLSADSPEHGTANEEVDVTYAADPVEIGFNSRYLLEMMGQIEGDIAQFVLADSTSPALVRDTADVSALYVVMPMRV; encoded by the coding sequence ATGAAAATAGTCATTGAACGCGCGAACCTCCTCAAAGCCCTCGGACATGTACAGTCGGTCGTTGAACGCAGAGGCACTATACCAATTCTCTCAAATGTCAAGATCGAAGCTGCAGGGGACACGCTCCACCTGACGGCAACTGACATGGACATCGCCGTTGTAGAGAAGGTCGCCGCCACGGTCGCTGAACCGGGCCATACCACGGTTCCCGCCCAGACATTCTATGACATCGTGCGTAAGCTGCCGGACGGCGCACAGGTTGAAATCACCCGTGCGGATGACGCTTCCAAGCTCATCATCCGCGCCAACTCCTCCCGTTTCTCGCTCGCCACGCTGCCGGTGGAAGATTTCCCGGTCATGACGGAAGGCGATATGCCGCACAGTTTCCGTATCACCGCAGCAGAATGCACGGCACTCATCGACAAGACCCGCTTCGCGGTTTCCACGGAAGAAACCCGCTACTACCTGAACGGGATTTACCTTCATGCCGCTGAAACCCAGGGCATCGGCGTACTGCGCAGTGTCGCAACCGACGGCCACAGGCTCGCCCGCATCGAAATCGCCCTGCCCGCAGGCGCATCCGGCATGCCGGGCGTCATCATCCCGCGCAAGGCTATCGGCGAAATCAAGAAACTGCTGGAAGACGGCGTTCCGCACGTGGATATCGCCCTTTCGGAAAGCAAGATCCGCTTCACCTGCGGCAATGCTGTGCTGGTGTCCAAGCTGATCGACGGCACATTCCCGGATTATGAGCGCGTTATTCCTACCGGTAACGACAAGATCATGGAAGTGGAAGGCCGTGCCTTCACCAAAGCCGTGGACCGCGTTTCTACTATCGCTTCGGAAAAGACCCGCGGTATCAGGCTTGCCATCAACCAGGGCAAGCTCACCCTCTCCGCTGACAGCCCCGAACATGGCACGGCGAACGAGGAAGTGGACGTCACCTACGCCGCTGATCCGGTCGAAATCGGCTTCAACTCCCGCTATCTGCTGGAAATGATGGGCCAGATCGAAGGCGATATCGCCCAGTTCGTGCTGGCGGACAGCACCTCCCCGGCGCTCGTGCGCGACACGGCGGATGTGAGCGCTTTGTATGTCGTCATGCCGATGCGCGTGTGA
- a CDS encoding PAS domain-containing protein has protein sequence MAFRFSDNILNNFEGTGFVVRNRVPRTLFIVIIFLAAFDLICFTAYLTNDTSVNAIFLTVLLLSISALCGLTFYFINRFRRLILVTEFQTAMLASAAQIGTRFCFIVNTEGMIFYVDPGFQKTFPAFMDSGDRTLWELLAFMETPADLTQKVLNSLKGGKSDHIILSFKDRENLPVTAVMNIDVITRPRGYFIIRGRNYIEKRSEVKSNEGNQDLQYVAQTLAHAVSTLPQWLLVADSVGRIVSINETFEQWLGYGYGEIAAAKLPIRQIFHQYGHNDTGVMLLEDYQGEVVLRKKDLTLLAARLHQKVLMAAGKTLGISATVDLQQP, from the coding sequence ATGGCATTCCGCTTCAGCGATAATATTCTGAATAATTTCGAAGGCACCGGTTTTGTGGTGCGCAACCGGGTTCCCCGCACTCTCTTTATCGTTATCATCTTTCTGGCCGCGTTCGATCTCATCTGCTTTACCGCTTACCTCACGAATGACACTTCCGTTAACGCTATCTTCCTGACCGTGCTGCTGCTCAGCATCAGCGCACTCTGCGGGCTCACCTTTTATTTTATCAACCGGTTCCGCCGTCTAATCCTCGTGACGGAATTCCAGACCGCGATGCTTGCTTCCGCCGCCCAGATCGGCACGCGCTTCTGCTTTATCGTTAATACCGAAGGCATGATTTTCTATGTCGATCCCGGATTCCAGAAAACCTTCCCGGCTTTCATGGATAGCGGCGACCGCACATTGTGGGAACTGCTTGCCTTCATGGAAACCCCGGCCGATCTCACTCAGAAAGTGCTGAACTCGCTGAAGGGCGGCAAGAGCGATCATATCATTCTTTCCTTCAAGGATAGGGAAAACCTGCCGGTGACGGCGGTGATGAATATCGACGTCATTACCCGCCCGCGTGGTTATTTCATTATCCGCGGTCGCAATTATATTGAGAAGCGTTCCGAAGTTAAATCCAACGAAGGTAACCAGGACCTGCAGTATGTAGCCCAGACGCTCGCTCATGCCGTCTCCACCCTGCCGCAATGGCTGCTCGTGGCTGACAGTGTCGGCAGGATCGTCAGCATCAATGAAACATTCGAGCAGTGGCTCGGGTATGGTTACGGCGAGATTGCTGCGGCAAAGCTTCCGATCCGGCAGATATTCCACCAATACGGCCATAACGATACCGGCGTGATGCTGTTGGAAGACTATCAGGGCGAAGTCGTGCTGCGCAAAAAAGATCTTACGCTGCTTGCCGCCAGGCTGCATCAGAAGGTGCTGATGGCTGCAGGTAAAACGCTTGGCATCAGCGCAACTGTCGACCTGCAACAACCGTAA
- the fliQ gene encoding flagellar biosynthesis protein FliQ — MAIHAWLVICRQSPYTATMDQMTIMEIGRQALIVFFKVAMPLMVISLVVGLIISLFQALTQIQEQTLTFVPKIFIIFVSLIFLMPFMLSTMTDFNTMLYGHIVDIGHGSDE; from the coding sequence TTGGCTATCCACGCATGGCTTGTCATTTGCCGCCAGTCCCCCTATACTGCCACCATGGACCAGATGACAATCATGGAAATAGGCCGTCAGGCGCTGATCGTGTTTTTCAAGGTGGCGATGCCGCTGATGGTGATCTCGCTTGTGGTGGGCCTTATCATTTCCCTGTTCCAGGCGCTCACGCAGATCCAGGAACAAACCCTGACCTTCGTGCCCAAGATATTCATTATTTTCGTATCGCTGATCTTCCTGATGCCGTTCATGCTTAGCACGATGACCGATTTCAACACGATGCTGTACGGGCATATCGTGGATATCGGCCATGGCAGCGACGAATGA
- the recF gene encoding DNA replication/repair protein RecF, with product MHILHLQTLALSNFRNYAYARLEVSPAPIVLLGANGAGKTNILEAISLLTPGRGIRRAKITDMDKAGSPAPWAIAAELTGEQGEVSVGTGREADTDKRIVKIDGKMARAQTDLGQILAVLWLTPQMDNLFIEGNSERRRFIDRLVFSFDSEHAARVNAYEQVMRERNRLLQNGNSDGYWFAALEQKMAENAVAIAVARSHTIDHLNNAMQLSTSPFPKAHIALSGETETLLAQGPALAAEEQLKELLRMNRAQDAGAGRCLIGIHRTQVDVLHMGKQMAAELCSTGEQKAVLISIILAQARAGALWHGHVPVLLLDEVATHLDISRREALFAELTAIGAQSWLTGTDRNVFDGLEAQYFLVESGKVERSE from the coding sequence ATGCATATTCTTCACCTCCAGACCCTGGCCCTTTCCAATTTCCGCAATTATGCGTATGCGCGGCTGGAGGTCAGCCCTGCCCCGATTGTCCTGCTGGGGGCGAACGGCGCGGGCAAGACCAATATACTGGAAGCGATTTCCCTGCTCACTCCCGGGCGTGGTATACGGCGCGCCAAGATTACAGATATGGATAAGGCAGGTAGCCCTGCCCCTTGGGCGATTGCGGCGGAACTCACCGGCGAGCAAGGCGAAGTCAGCGTCGGTACGGGCCGGGAAGCAGATACGGACAAACGGATCGTGAAGATTGACGGCAAAATGGCGCGCGCGCAGACAGACTTAGGCCAGATTCTCGCCGTATTGTGGCTTACGCCGCAGATGGATAATCTCTTCATCGAAGGCAATTCCGAGCGCCGCCGCTTCATCGACCGGCTTGTTTTCAGTTTCGACAGCGAGCATGCTGCGCGCGTCAATGCGTACGAGCAGGTCATGCGGGAGCGGAACCGCCTGCTGCAGAATGGCAATTCCGATGGCTACTGGTTTGCCGCGCTCGAGCAGAAGATGGCCGAAAATGCCGTTGCCATTGCCGTAGCGCGCAGCCATACGATCGATCATCTCAACAATGCGATGCAGTTAAGTACAAGCCCCTTTCCCAAAGCGCATATCGCCTTAAGCGGAGAGACCGAAACCCTGCTTGCGCAAGGGCCTGCACTTGCGGCTGAAGAGCAGCTGAAAGAATTGCTGAGAATGAATCGCGCGCAGGATGCTGGCGCCGGGCGCTGCCTGATAGGGATTCACCGCACGCAAGTGGATGTGCTGCATATGGGCAAGCAAATGGCAGCCGAACTTTGCTCCACAGGCGAGCAGAAAGCCGTGCTTATTTCCATTATCCTTGCACAGGCACGCGCAGGTGCACTCTGGCACGGCCATGTGCCCGTGCTGCTGCTGGACGAAGTGGCAACCCATCTCGATATTTCCCGCCGGGAAGCGTTGTTTGCCGAGCTCACTGCCATCGGCGCGCAAAGCTGGCTTACCGGCACGGACCGTAATGTATTCGACGGATTGGAAGCACAATATTTCCTGGTAGAGAGCGGAAAAGTAGAGCGAAGTGAATAA
- the flhB gene encoding flagellar biosynthesis protein FlhB: MADEQDESQKTEEPTRKRLEEAAERGQTVTSREATSFFILFTFTLLLGWMLPGSFHKVQTSLSVFIERPESFLFDTNSLGILFKQALWLCAAVLFVPFVAFICAIIFSSAVQNRFVFSVEPIIPKFEKISPLKGIERLFSTRSLAEFGKGVIKLIVVGAVAYYGVVPYLPHIKQLPDVNTFGTLAFLFTTAKRMMIGICIVMFIITVFDYLYQRYEFMKSLRMSKQEIKDEYRQQEGDPQVKQRIRQIRVERSRKRMMAAVPTADVIITNPTHYSIALKYDQTNMRAPTVVAKGLDNIALKIREIAKEHGIPLVENPPLAQALYATVDIDKEIPAEHYKAVAEIISYVYRLKGRFK, encoded by the coding sequence ATGGCTGACGAACAGGACGAGTCACAAAAAACCGAAGAGCCTACCCGAAAAAGGCTGGAAGAAGCCGCGGAGCGAGGGCAAACCGTCACGTCACGAGAGGCCACAAGTTTCTTTATTCTCTTTACCTTCACGCTGCTGCTGGGCTGGATGCTGCCCGGTTCCTTCCACAAAGTACAGACATCGCTCTCCGTCTTTATCGAGCGTCCTGAAAGCTTCCTGTTCGACACGAATTCGCTGGGCATCCTGTTCAAACAGGCGTTGTGGCTTTGCGCCGCCGTGCTGTTCGTACCGTTCGTCGCCTTCATCTGCGCCATCATCTTTTCCAGCGCCGTGCAGAACCGGTTTGTATTTTCCGTAGAGCCGATTATTCCGAAGTTCGAAAAGATTTCCCCGCTCAAAGGCATCGAGCGGCTATTCTCCACGCGCTCGCTGGCGGAGTTCGGCAAAGGCGTCATCAAGCTCATCGTGGTCGGCGCAGTCGCTTATTATGGCGTAGTTCCTTACCTGCCGCATATCAAGCAGCTGCCGGACGTCAACACTTTCGGCACGCTCGCCTTTCTCTTCACGACCGCTAAGCGCATGATGATCGGCATCTGCATCGTGATGTTCATCATCACCGTATTTGATTATCTGTACCAGCGTTATGAGTTCATGAAATCCCTGCGCATGTCCAAGCAGGAAATCAAAGACGAATACCGCCAGCAGGAAGGTGATCCGCAGGTCAAGCAGCGCATTCGCCAGATTCGCGTGGAGCGCTCACGCAAGCGCATGATGGCCGCCGTTCCGACCGCAGACGTGATCATCACGAACCCGACCCACTATTCGATTGCGCTGAAATACGACCAGACGAATATGCGCGCACCTACCGTGGTCGCCAAGGGTCTGGACAATATCGCGCTTAAGATCCGAGAGATCGCGAAGGAACACGGCATTCCGCTGGTGGAAAACCCGCCGCTCGCCCAAGCGTTGTATGCAACCGTTGATATTGACAAAGAAATTCCCGCCGAACATTATAAAGCAGTAGCGGAAATCATAAGTTATGTTTATCGTCTTAAAGGAAGATTCAAATAA
- a CDS encoding DUF2282 domain-containing protein has translation MNKALITAAIAALAASGVAASALADAPAMTAQKEKCYGIAKAGKNDCKSASHSHSCAGQSTKDNDPSDWKFVAKGDCAKEGGKLQ, from the coding sequence ATGAACAAAGCCCTTATCACCGCCGCTATTGCCGCTCTCGCCGCTTCCGGCGTTGCTGCTTCTGCTCTGGCAGATGCTCCTGCCATGACCGCCCAGAAAGAAAAATGCTACGGCATCGCTAAAGCAGGCAAGAATGACTGTAAGAGTGCAAGTCACTCGCATTCCTGCGCCGGCCAGTCCACCAAAGATAACGATCCCAGCGACTGGAAGTTCGTGGCTAAAGGCGATTGCGCAAAAGAAGGCGGAAAGCTGCAGTAG
- a CDS encoding carbohydrate porin, whose amino-acid sequence MRIRGTCFSALLFTTALVAAATLSQAAAADDTAPVQSGPTLHAQAAADSAAAGQENSSPYRLHLMYTGEEWHNDGSHKTGNVYMQNVYAAMNVDADRAFGWKGASFQVAGFYNTAKSLDANYVGGYIDQSLIDTGGTEMVRLYQAYYKQEIGTQDGFVLGIYDLQTAFGNTKPMGLFMGGSYAWTSTLDQSEDRVSTYPSTALAARYWHTFDKNWSVQAAIADGIPDSPKYPKVTTINFNRNYGAFMIGEVDYRTTNRTKLMAGYWGYTGKFDDLDTTAADGSVEEKFGNSGGYVGGATRIFDQGEGRGIDAFTTIGWSDSSVNQANRTINLGLTYTGPFAVRPDDRAGIAFSTSGTSNAYKHSQTVQGLGVENYESNFEATYRAQICDWLTVQPDVQYFIDPNMDPTLKNDLVVGIHFEIGHVFGL is encoded by the coding sequence ATGCGTATCAGGGGAACCTGCTTTTCCGCTCTGCTTTTTACAACAGCGCTTGTAGCGGCCGCTACTCTGTCACAAGCCGCAGCAGCAGATGATACCGCACCGGTGCAAAGCGGCCCCACCCTGCATGCGCAGGCAGCCGCAGATAGCGCCGCCGCCGGACAGGAAAACTCCTCCCCTTACCGCCTGCACCTGATGTATACGGGTGAAGAATGGCACAATGACGGTTCCCATAAAACCGGCAATGTTTATATGCAGAACGTCTATGCTGCGATGAACGTGGATGCTGACAGGGCATTCGGCTGGAAAGGCGCAAGCTTTCAGGTGGCTGGTTTTTATAATACGGCCAAATCCCTCGATGCCAACTATGTTGGCGGTTATATCGATCAGAGCCTGATCGATACGGGCGGTACAGAGATGGTTCGCCTTTATCAGGCTTATTATAAGCAGGAAATCGGCACGCAGGATGGTTTCGTGCTCGGCATTTACGATTTGCAGACTGCTTTCGGAAACACCAAGCCGATGGGTCTGTTCATGGGCGGTTCTTATGCATGGACCTCCACGCTCGACCAGTCGGAAGACCGTGTTTCTACCTATCCCAGTACGGCGCTTGCCGCTCGTTACTGGCATACGTTCGACAAGAACTGGAGCGTACAGGCTGCTATTGCGGACGGCATACCTGACAGCCCCAAATATCCGAAAGTCACCACCATCAATTTCAACCGCAATTACGGCGCGTTCATGATCGGCGAAGTCGATTACCGCACGACGAACCGCACGAAACTGATGGCAGGCTACTGGGGCTATACCGGCAAGTTTGACGATCTGGATACGACAGCAGCGGATGGTTCCGTTGAAGAGAAGTTCGGCAATTCCGGTGGCTATGTCGGCGGTGCAACCCGCATTTTCGATCAGGGCGAAGGCCGCGGCATTGACGCATTCACCACGATCGGCTGGTCGGATTCCTCCGTCAACCAGGCAAACCGCACGATCAATCTGGGCCTGACCTATACGGGACCGTTTGCCGTCCGCCCGGATGACCGGGCAGGTATCGCATTCAGCACCTCCGGCACCAGCAATGCCTACAAGCACAGCCAGACCGTGCAGGGTCTTGGCGTGGAAAATTACGAAAGCAATTTCGAAGCCACCTATCGCGCACAGATATGTGACTGGTTAACGGTGCAGCCGGACGTGCAGTATTTCATCGATCCGAACATGGACCCGACGCTTAAGAACGATCTTGTCGTCGGCATTCACTTTGAGATCGGACACGTGTTCGGCTTGTGA
- a CDS encoding flagellar biosynthetic protein FliR, with product MLEHFLVSQIFAFLLIFCRVGSGIMALPGFGESYVPVNIRLCFALLICLILTPALGNKMPPLPSSSIILALLIANEVLVGIFIGSLCKILISVMHIAGSIIAMQAGVSSAVVFDPNQRSQGPIIGNFLSLVTLVMIFGMGLHYLMLRAVVESYVVFVPGHFPPLNDFVGTIVRLTSQSFTMAVQLSAPLIIAGTLLFLGAGILARLMPTVQIFFLITAPQVLIGFFILITAFSALMLFYMDFYREKIMSILGYL from the coding sequence ATGCTTGAGCATTTTCTCGTTTCGCAGATATTTGCCTTCCTGCTGATCTTCTGCCGTGTCGGCAGCGGCATCATGGCACTGCCCGGCTTCGGGGAGAGCTATGTACCGGTCAATATACGCCTGTGTTTCGCGCTGCTGATCTGCCTTATACTCACGCCTGCGCTGGGGAACAAAATGCCTCCGCTCCCCTCCTCTTCCATCATACTGGCGCTGCTCATTGCCAACGAGGTACTGGTCGGTATCTTTATCGGCAGCCTGTGCAAGATTCTTATTTCGGTCATGCATATAGCAGGCTCGATCATCGCCATGCAGGCGGGGGTCTCTTCCGCCGTAGTCTTCGATCCCAACCAGCGCAGCCAGGGCCCCATTATCGGCAATTTTCTCAGCCTGGTAACGCTCGTTATGATATTCGGGATGGGCCTGCATTACCTGATGCTGCGCGCTGTGGTGGAAAGTTATGTGGTGTTCGTGCCGGGGCATTTCCCCCCGCTTAATGATTTCGTAGGCACTATCGTCCGCCTCACCTCCCAGAGCTTCACCATGGCCGTGCAGCTTTCCGCGCCGCTGATCATTGCTGGTACGCTACTGTTTCTGGGTGCAGGCATCCTGGCGCGACTCATGCCGACGGTACAGATATTCTTTCTCATCACTGCTCCGCAGGTGCTGATCGGCTTTTTCATACTGATCACGGCGTTCAGCGCCCTGATGCTGTTTTATATGGATTTTTACCGTGAGAAGATTATGTCTATTTTAGGGTATCTTTAG